The Cylindrospermopsis curvispora GIHE-G1 genome contains a region encoding:
- a CDS encoding UPF0175 family protein yields the protein MPLQLTITYPDTFPDALGSTKEQFEQEAKWAMAIKLFEMKRISSGMAASLLGVNRTTFIMKLADYNIPLIDLTEEELLSDLANA from the coding sequence ATGCCCTTACAGTTAACCATTACCTACCCTGATACCTTTCCTGATGCTTTAGGTAGCACCAAAGAGCAATTTGAGCAGGAGGCTAAATGGGCAATGGCAATCAAACTTTTTGAAATGAAGCGGATTTCATCTGGTATGGCTGCTAGTTTATTAGGGGTAAACAGAACTACCTTTATAATGAAACTTGCTGATTACAATATTCCGCTTATTGACCTAACAGAAGAAGAATTATTATCTGATTTAGCAAATGCCTAA
- a CDS encoding class I SAM-dependent methyltransferase — protein sequence MEIMEQITSTVYESVDPYQWVTDIAHQAWKARDQEVWGNNVQDLITPDAVILDAGCGLGRLLPRFWTAKKIVLVEPDQRRFLHASIVAQCLLNNHHELLEKLKDDSFWLTEEYNNLLKSAHTSPLKSEKVYLVNDVMQSPDIAQYGPFDMIVCSHIFEHISLSVIQESIAAFYNFLKPNGSLVIFACKSPVLYHVGDTKEFNHHHVMIERSEFAQICENGPAAGLGIRYMPFELLQTILSNPFNPELQHTFPEEFKSKPADYELPTTPLFAVNKWEAYHSEFYTHKTMEVGTYIEYPQIQARLYRPIKPIESVEEILELENQVNQNETLKKLHLIDMVVVATAQG from the coding sequence ATGGAGATTATGGAGCAAATTACTTCCACAGTCTATGAAAGTGTGGATCCATACCAGTGGGTCACAGATATTGCTCATCAAGCTTGGAAAGCTAGAGATCAGGAAGTTTGGGGTAATAACGTTCAGGACTTGATTACTCCTGATGCGGTTATTCTGGATGCTGGATGTGGTTTAGGGAGATTACTACCACGTTTTTGGACTGCTAAAAAGATTGTTTTAGTCGAACCTGACCAGCGTAGATTTCTGCACGCCTCCATAGTTGCTCAATGTCTACTGAATAATCACCACGAACTATTAGAAAAATTAAAAGATGACAGTTTTTGGCTCACTGAGGAATACAATAATTTGCTTAAATCAGCCCATACATCACCTCTCAAAAGTGAGAAAGTCTATCTTGTAAATGATGTCATGCAAAGTCCAGACATTGCTCAGTATGGGCCTTTTGACATGATTGTTTGTTCCCACATTTTTGAACATATTTCTTTGAGTGTTATCCAGGAAAGTATTGCTGCTTTTTATAATTTTTTGAAACCCAACGGTTCTTTAGTGATATTTGCTTGTAAATCTCCTGTTCTCTATCACGTGGGGGACACTAAAGAGTTTAATCATCATCACGTTATGATTGAACGCTCGGAATTTGCCCAAATTTGTGAAAATGGTCCAGCTGCGGGACTAGGAATTAGATACATGCCTTTTGAACTGTTACAAACTATCCTAAGTAACCCTTTTAATCCCGAATTACAGCACACATTTCCAGAGGAATTTAAGTCCAAACCAGCAGATTATGAACTACCTACAACACCTCTATTTGCTGTGAATAAATGGGAAGCCTACCACTCTGAGTTTTATACACATAAAACTATGGAAGTTGGTACATATATTGAATATCCGCAAATTCAAGCTCGACTATATAGACCAATTAAACCAATTGAGAGTGTGGAGGAAATATTGGAACTTGAGAACCAGGTAAATCAAAATGAAACATTAAAGAAATTGCATTTGATTGATATGGTTGTAGTTGCTACTGCACAGGGATAA